The nucleotide window TTCCATGTACCAATAACAAGATCATTAATTGGAATTCTGCTGTATTAAATCACTagcttcagagagagaaagaacagatgaCAGTGGATCTCATTGCCTAGAAACTGAAGAAACCGTAATCGTTATATCTTCCGGCAGTAGTCACGAAGAAGCAACTGATGACATGACTGCTCCTGAAACCATAATGCCCGGAGATGTATCTCCACAACCGAGTACCTCAGGTAATTTTTTGTGTGGTTCACACGTGCCATCAAGAGCTGCTCTGAAAATTGTGGGATTGCATGAGATTCTGCAGGAATGAATGGCCATTATTTTGCCAATCAAAGCACTATTGCCTGGGCAAAATACCATCAAGGTAACCAGATccactctcagctaaaacaaaacatatttgttCTCCATGATGACTCCTTTGAAGGTGAGTAGAGTACAACTAACACCTTGTCAACGTTTCTTGAGTGGTACGTGAAGTGAACACGATCTCTTGATATAGCTCTCATCACTAGAAAACAATTTCAGCCTTTATTTTTCAAGGGTGTTTAGCAGTGTTCCCATTatcttgtttcctttgttttttcctgtgcctAAGGCTGTTATCTTCTGCGCGGTTTCTCCGGCAgaaaaaattgtctctgtatcAGCAGTCCAAAGTCTTCATAACCCAAAGTGGTGACTTATCTTCCATCCTTCATCATCGTGAATGTAAACAATGCCCAACATGTGGTGATGAGGAGATCAGTTCAttccttgaacaaaacacacTGCGGCTCTAAAGATGTCAAGCATAGGCTCAAACTACAGCCTTGCCAACACTTGCACAACCTTCAGATGTGGGATTCCTCTGGAAATTTCTAACAAaaccttttctctttctagcttcTTTAGCAACACACAGTGGTGCCGCAGTGAGAAAGTATGCCATGAGCGCTGAGCACAAACTTCACATAATTGAGGAAACAACTTCTTCTGATGCTGAGGATGAGGACAGAAACGCCGTTGAGGAAGGCAGAACCGAGGATGCAGAGGGAACTCCAGTTCTCTCATTTTCCACAGGCACGTTTTAGCTATGCCACATTTGAGTGGAGTTACATTTTTCGCTGATTTATTTTGCTGGGTGACACTTCAATATCTGCCTAAAATATTGACTGACTTTAATTTTGCAGGTGATACTTCAGCGGGAGGTTTGCGTGACATGAtgccaaataaagaccaatccgcTGATATTGGCGAGATCTATCGTAGTATGCTGGGAATACAATCTCTATGTCTATCAAGAAGTAAGTATGACTATTCCAAGGAAAACTTGAGGCAGAGTTTGGTGTGGTGTTTCTGATCACGCGGCTCAGATCAGGCGCGACAGTACCAATCCCACATCACGTATGGAAGTCAGTAGGGAAACATTCACCGAGTCATTGATATGTGGATTCATAGATCCAGATAAGTCATCAGTTCTAGTCTGTGGTCACATAATCAAATAGTGTCCGTTCAAAACTATTGACATAACCGATGTAATTGAAGCACATTTCATGAATCACTAGACTATTTGGCAGATGCAAGTAGGCACAAAGGATACATTTTTCATAGGTTTTGAACGCGTGGTGGGTGCAGGGTGGATTCAAACAACTCCTTCCAATATGTGGATGCAAACATCTCCCCCTGGTATGCAGATCAGTCCATCCCTGTAATGGGTCATAGGAGTGGCCACGTTAGTCTGCGGTTGCAGAATAAAAGAGACTCCTCCGGCACCTCCGAGAACAACCACTTCCAATGTTGCGGATTCCTTTGATAACCagggctctccccaccagataaagtttgacaaagagaactgtgaacaCCAAAAGCCAAAATATCGGCTTTCGTGGAACACacatctctccgtcagatgcgtcCAGTGGTGAGAGCtatgtttctccacagattttGCTGCATTAGTTTCAGTTGGTCTGGGAGGTGAGGCCATACTcttttgcaatttgcaaacaTGTAGTTATAGCTTGGGTTCCATGTACCTTATCATGGGCAAAATGATCTCAATATCATAAGAATATGGTTGCATTGGCATATCAGATGGAAATGTAAGCATCTACCCCACAGTGTCCACTCCTTTTATGCACCTAACCATTATCTTTTGACCCACTATGCAACGTACAAAGAGCGCAACTCATAACGACAACTTACGCTTAAATTAAATGGGTCAGTATCAAGGGTACAACTGgactctgtttgattttgttttctgGAGCCATCTCAGCACCACCAACCGTACCTGGTGATTGTTTTGTGGATATTTTCAAACCTTGAAAAATGCCAGGAATGGCCTTCAAGTTTTccacaaggattaaaaaaaattgtttgtcacTGGTGTGGTTTTGATAACCGCAAAGTTCTCGCAATGTCGAAACCCATCTCTTCATGAAGAAAtaaatttttttgctgtttctcaaCAGTGGGAAGATACCATGAAAGAATATGCCGATTGGAGAGAAACAATAGAAGCCTTCACAAAGAACTGAGTTCTCTAAAGAAAAAGGTTTCTGCACTTGAGCGAGGTCATCGTAGCTCAGGATCAGAGCAATCAGGAGATGACAAGAAGAATTAGCCAGTGTTATGTCAGCTTGAAGAATGTTTAAGCAATATTTtagtttgtttcagaaagaaaaaaaatgtatgtttaaaaATAACGTAATGGAAGGAAAGATTACAATTGACAACTCTCACATGTCAATTATTTCCAGTGCTTTATGAATCATGTTGAAGTTGTTTGCAATGTGGATAATAATTTCTCATGAACAGCAAAAGCAAgatcttattttcatttttttctaatcaCTGTGTGGTTCTAATGTCATGCAAAATTGGAATTTTGAATCAGTGACAAGATTTTTGTTCCTTGGTGTTGGGAAGTCTGTGTTATTtgtttctgataaataaatctgttttcaatgttaaaaaataagacattGTGTGTGTTAAACGTTGTTATGGACTGAGAATTTTTCAGAGGTGTCCCCGCAGTTCACGAGCAATCTATTTATTATGCTTGACACTTAACATCTATCATGGCTCGGTTTCAATAGTTGACAAGGCCGTATGTGTCTGTGATGGGTAAACATGAGAACACCTCAAGATGTTAGTTAATTGCAGCAGTTAGGCAACCACCCCACCGGTCCCTATcttggggaaaaattgaaaaagatgccaCACAGAGTCATTCATAACATAGGTTTATGTTGTTTCCTGAACTATCAGTCCAGTGGAGCAAGCAAACATGGAACAGTTGTAAAGGTGAAAATCTATTGACATACTGTTACTGCATGACAGAAATCCAGGGAGAAGCCGCAGCTTGCAGCAGACTCTAGAACCATAAGTTGACAGACCCACACGTCACCTCCCCTGGCATCCTCATCTTGAATTTATCCACACGGTCAaaagaagcctgttcccctgATCACACTAGATGCAATAGCATCTTTCATGTTGTGGATCAAGTCACATAGCAGAAACAAAAAGAGgacccacaagtgacaaaaggcacagatggaaCCAATGGTCATATGACATGCTGCTTCGATGCAGGAAGTGGGAAAGCAAGTCTTGAAGCATCTCTGCCTCAATGCTGTCAAGTGGACTT belongs to Eublepharis macularius isolate TG4126 chromosome 13, MPM_Emac_v1.0, whole genome shotgun sequence and includes:
- the LOC129341529 gene encoding uncharacterized protein LOC129341529, whose product is MISRRHGNVWEVEEVSLLLRVVRRSGHASRLMASTQSSNRGIYRFLSRVLRSRGFHRTANQCRSKFQKLKSDFISSMEALQCIPRSSRRIRVHNAMMLIWKAAGRPRCQERPHDEIICERAVKIEETSSEDDENSETVAVESSSAAESDAQAYAPLGVTTEDPAKINTAAVPQASERERTDDSGSHCLETEETVIVISSGSSHEEATDDMTAPETIMPGDVSPQPSTSASLATHSGAAVRKYAMSAEHKLHIIEETTSSDAEDEDRNAVEEGRTEDAEGTPVLSFSTGDTSAGGLRDMMPNKDQSADIGEIYRSMLGIQSLCLSRMGRYHERICRLERNNRSLHKELSSLKKKVSALERGHRSSGSEQSGDDKKN